Proteins encoded together in one Miscanthus floridulus cultivar M001 chromosome 16, ASM1932011v1, whole genome shotgun sequence window:
- the LOC136512663 gene encoding uncharacterized protein isoform X6, translating to MPRSQMTNTIVMDVPYAELVVQITFFTVINLFHCDKCGCCYNNVMKDSHCYVKRAMHPNCPVCFEDKEHEKAAKAEARGNKQEVPAKRNDDAATTTCFTPLPEVAIGRFSSPVAY from the exons ATGCCAAG GTCTCAAATGACCAATACCATTGTGATGGATGTGCCATATGCAG AACTGGTGGTGCAGATAACTTTTTTCACTGTGATAAACTTGTTTCACTGTGATAAATGTG GGTGTTGCTACAACAATGTCATGAAGGATTCCCACTGCTATGTCAAAAGAGCAATGCATCCCAACTGCCCTGTCTGCTTCGAG GATAAGGAGCATGAGAAGGCGGCCAAAGCTGAGGCGAGGGGCAACAAGCAAGAGGTGCCCGCGAAAAGGAATGACGAT GCAGCAACCACCACCTGCTTCACCCCTTTACCTGAGGTTGCAATCGGTAGATTCAGTTCTCCGGTAGCGTACTGA
- the LOC136512663 gene encoding uncharacterized protein isoform X5 — translation MPRSQMTNTIVMDVPYAELVVQITFFTVINLFHCDKCGCCYNNVMKDSHCYVKRAMHPNCPVCFEDKEHEKAAKAEARGNKQEVPAKRNDDRMIVKSSMRNRGQPRHEPSRVVTAALLMHLRHELRDGAAVLGG, via the exons ATGCCAAG GTCTCAAATGACCAATACCATTGTGATGGATGTGCCATATGCAG AACTGGTGGTGCAGATAACTTTTTTCACTGTGATAAACTTGTTTCACTGTGATAAATGTG GGTGTTGCTACAACAATGTCATGAAGGATTCCCACTGCTATGTCAAAAGAGCAATGCATCCCAACTGCCCTGTCTGCTTCGAG GATAAGGAGCATGAGAAGGCGGCCAAAGCTGAGGCGAGGGGCAACAAGCAAGAGGTGCCCGCGAAAAGGAATGACGAT AGGATGATTGTCAAATCTTCAATGAGAAACAGAGGTCAACCTCGCCATGAGCCTTCACGTGTTGTCACGGCTGCACTGCTAATGCATCTCCGGCATGAGTTGAGGGACGGCGCTGCTGTCTTGGGAGGCTAG
- the LOC136512663 gene encoding uncharacterized protein isoform X8, translating into MPRSQMTNTIVMDVPYAELVVQITFFTVINLFHCDKCGCCYNNVMKDSHCYVKRAMHPNCPVCFEDKEHEKAAKAEARGNKQEVPAKRNDDRSTSP; encoded by the exons ATGCCAAG GTCTCAAATGACCAATACCATTGTGATGGATGTGCCATATGCAG AACTGGTGGTGCAGATAACTTTTTTCACTGTGATAAACTTGTTTCACTGTGATAAATGTG GGTGTTGCTACAACAATGTCATGAAGGATTCCCACTGCTATGTCAAAAGAGCAATGCATCCCAACTGCCCTGTCTGCTTCGAG GATAAGGAGCATGAGAAGGCGGCCAAAGCTGAGGCGAGGGGCAACAAGCAAGAGGTGCCCGCGAAAAGGAATGACGAT AGGTCAACCTCGCCATGA
- the LOC136512663 gene encoding uncharacterized protein isoform X7 — protein sequence MPRSQMTNTIVMDVPYAELVVQITFFTVINLFHCDKCGCCYNNVMKDSHCYVKRAMHPNCPVCFEEHEKAAKAEARGNKQEVPAKRNDDVGNLAFIT from the exons ATGCCAAG GTCTCAAATGACCAATACCATTGTGATGGATGTGCCATATGCAG AACTGGTGGTGCAGATAACTTTTTTCACTGTGATAAACTTGTTTCACTGTGATAAATGTG GGTGTTGCTACAACAATGTCATGAAGGATTCCCACTGCTATGTCAAAAGAGCAATGCATCCCAACTGCCCTGTCTGCTTCGAG GAGCATGAGAAGGCGGCCAAAGCTGAGGCGAGGGGCAACAAGCAAGAGGTGCCCGCGAAAAGGAATGACGATGTGGGTAACTTGGCTTTTATTACATGA
- the LOC136512663 gene encoding uncharacterized protein isoform X1: MPDSRPTDRREDRSAASPRRKRTRAVVLTPPQSASAPRPAPICRRRRLLSLPAAKQRLLPADASTPLRRRLDATGRAAASTICPAIEAAGRAAAGHATPSTMLETQVVLAVERPAVLAVVRRGQRRTSLVSALTKGVCITEGCSVMAPCCRQCRNDAKVSNDQYHCDGCAICRVLLQQCHEGFPLLCQKSNASQLPCLLRGA; encoded by the exons ATGCCCGATTCGCGGCCGACGGATCGCCGAGAAGACCGTTCCGCCGCCTCGCCGAGAAGGAAAAGGACCCGCGCCGTTGTTCTCACTCCGCCCCAATCCGCGTccgcgccccgccccgccccgatCTGCCGACGCCGACGACTCCTTTCCCTCCCCGCTGCGAAGCAGCGCCTGCTGCCGGCAGACGCCTCGACGCCGCTGCGCCGCCGTCTCGACGCCACCGGACGCGCCGCTGCCTCCACGATCTGCCCTGCCATCGAGGCGGCTGGACGTGCGGCCGCCGGACACGCCACCCCCTCCACGATGCTGGAAACACAAGTGGTCCTCGCCGTCGAGCGGCCCGCTGTCCTTGCAGTCGTGCGTCGTGGCCAACGCCGCACGTCTCTTGTGTCTGCCTTGACAAAAGGTGTGTGCATTACAGAAGGATGCAGCGTCATGGCGCCCTGCTGCCGCCAATGCCGCAACGATGCCAAG GTCTCAAATGACCAATACCATTGTGATGGATGTGCCATATGCAG GGTGTTGCTACAACAATGTCATGAAGGATTCCCACTGCTATGTCAAAAGAGCAATGCATCCCAACTGCCCTGTCTGCTTCGAG GAGCATGA
- the LOC136512663 gene encoding uncharacterized protein isoform X2, whose protein sequence is MPDSRPTDRREDRSAASPRRKRTRAVVLTPPQSASAPRPAPICRRRRLLSLPAAKQRLLPADASTPLRRRLDATGRAAASTICPAIEAAGRAAAGHATPSTMLETQVVLAVERPAVLAVVRRGQRRTSLVSALTKGVCITEGCSVMAPCCRQCRNDAKVSNDQYHCDGCAICRVLLQQCHEGFPLLCQKSNASQLPCLLRG, encoded by the exons ATGCCCGATTCGCGGCCGACGGATCGCCGAGAAGACCGTTCCGCCGCCTCGCCGAGAAGGAAAAGGACCCGCGCCGTTGTTCTCACTCCGCCCCAATCCGCGTccgcgccccgccccgccccgatCTGCCGACGCCGACGACTCCTTTCCCTCCCCGCTGCGAAGCAGCGCCTGCTGCCGGCAGACGCCTCGACGCCGCTGCGCCGCCGTCTCGACGCCACCGGACGCGCCGCTGCCTCCACGATCTGCCCTGCCATCGAGGCGGCTGGACGTGCGGCCGCCGGACACGCCACCCCCTCCACGATGCTGGAAACACAAGTGGTCCTCGCCGTCGAGCGGCCCGCTGTCCTTGCAGTCGTGCGTCGTGGCCAACGCCGCACGTCTCTTGTGTCTGCCTTGACAAAAGGTGTGTGCATTACAGAAGGATGCAGCGTCATGGCGCCCTGCTGCCGCCAATGCCGCAACGATGCCAAG GTCTCAAATGACCAATACCATTGTGATGGATGTGCCATATGCAG GGTGTTGCTACAACAATGTCATGAAGGATTCCCACTGCTATGTCAAAAGAGCAATGCATCCCAACTGCCCTGTCTGCTTCGAG GATAA
- the LOC136512663 gene encoding uncharacterized protein isoform X3, which translates to MPDSRPTDRREDRSAASPRRKRTRAVVLTPPQSASAPRPAPICRRRRLLSLPAAKQRLLPADASTPLRRRLDATGRAAASTICPAIEAAGRAAAGHATPSTMLETQVVLAVERPAVLAVVRRGQRRTSLVSALTKGVCITEGCSVMAPCCRQCRNDAKVSNDQYHCDGCAICRTGGADNFFHCDKLVSL; encoded by the exons ATGCCCGATTCGCGGCCGACGGATCGCCGAGAAGACCGTTCCGCCGCCTCGCCGAGAAGGAAAAGGACCCGCGCCGTTGTTCTCACTCCGCCCCAATCCGCGTccgcgccccgccccgccccgatCTGCCGACGCCGACGACTCCTTTCCCTCCCCGCTGCGAAGCAGCGCCTGCTGCCGGCAGACGCCTCGACGCCGCTGCGCCGCCGTCTCGACGCCACCGGACGCGCCGCTGCCTCCACGATCTGCCCTGCCATCGAGGCGGCTGGACGTGCGGCCGCCGGACACGCCACCCCCTCCACGATGCTGGAAACACAAGTGGTCCTCGCCGTCGAGCGGCCCGCTGTCCTTGCAGTCGTGCGTCGTGGCCAACGCCGCACGTCTCTTGTGTCTGCCTTGACAAAAGGTGTGTGCATTACAGAAGGATGCAGCGTCATGGCGCCCTGCTGCCGCCAATGCCGCAACGATGCCAAG GTCTCAAATGACCAATACCATTGTGATGGATGTGCCATATGCAG AACTGGTGGTGCAGATAACTTTTTTCACTGTGATAAACTTGTTTCACTGTGA
- the LOC136512663 gene encoding uncharacterized protein isoform X4, with translation MPDSRPTDRREDRSAASPRRKRTRAVVLTPPQSASAPRPAPICRRRRLLSLPAAKQRLLPADASTPLRRRLDATGRAAASTICPAIEAAGRAAAGHATPSTMLETQVVLAVERPAVLAVVRRGQRRTSLVSALTKGVCITEGCSVMAPCCRQCRNDAKVSNDQYHCDGCAICR, from the exons ATGCCCGATTCGCGGCCGACGGATCGCCGAGAAGACCGTTCCGCCGCCTCGCCGAGAAGGAAAAGGACCCGCGCCGTTGTTCTCACTCCGCCCCAATCCGCGTccgcgccccgccccgccccgatCTGCCGACGCCGACGACTCCTTTCCCTCCCCGCTGCGAAGCAGCGCCTGCTGCCGGCAGACGCCTCGACGCCGCTGCGCCGCCGTCTCGACGCCACCGGACGCGCCGCTGCCTCCACGATCTGCCCTGCCATCGAGGCGGCTGGACGTGCGGCCGCCGGACACGCCACCCCCTCCACGATGCTGGAAACACAAGTGGTCCTCGCCGTCGAGCGGCCCGCTGTCCTTGCAGTCGTGCGTCGTGGCCAACGCCGCACGTCTCTTGTGTCTGCCTTGACAAAAGGTGTGTGCATTACAGAAGGATGCAGCGTCATGGCGCCCTGCTGCCGCCAATGCCGCAACGATGCCAAG GTCTCAAATGACCAATACCATTGTGATGGATGTGCCATATGCAG ATAA